A stretch of the Amycolatopsis sp. BJA-103 genome encodes the following:
- a CDS encoding SRPBCC family protein — protein MTEPASFQVRVRAPIDDVWHALIDPGALRTWFSEHAEVDLPSRYEFWGRYTPDGEVPRQRLLLAEDNVLRFAWTVDGTETIVELELAEDGDGTSLSYSQTGLPDFAELMADSDSPLGMMHTFWALAVANLVDHVEGRPITARCDLTSPVMREEVRIGAARPEVYHSITDPAAFTRWFGARIEAEMHVGGRWAMGSLELDPDPAKIVDLVPDERMTLAYEEGIVTSWELEDSGGGTRLTFVQSGFSGEKPPYGSWMGWLSGLAELRRFHEVDMWLPIWVDVHLDGMPEGLIALDGK, from the coding sequence GTGACTGAACCGGCGAGCTTCCAGGTGCGCGTGCGCGCGCCGATCGACGACGTCTGGCACGCGCTGATCGACCCCGGAGCGTTGCGAACGTGGTTTTCCGAACACGCGGAAGTCGACCTGCCGTCCCGCTACGAGTTCTGGGGCCGGTACACGCCGGACGGCGAAGTCCCGCGTCAGCGGCTGTTACTGGCCGAGGACAACGTCCTGCGGTTCGCGTGGACCGTCGACGGTACGGAGACGATCGTCGAACTCGAGCTGGCCGAAGACGGAGACGGGACCTCTTTGTCGTACAGCCAGACCGGCCTGCCGGACTTCGCCGAGCTGATGGCGGACTCGGACTCGCCGCTCGGCATGATGCACACGTTCTGGGCGCTGGCGGTCGCGAACCTGGTCGATCACGTCGAGGGACGTCCGATCACCGCCCGCTGCGATCTCACTTCCCCGGTGATGCGGGAAGAAGTGCGCATCGGTGCGGCGCGACCGGAGGTCTACCACTCGATCACCGACCCCGCCGCGTTCACGCGCTGGTTCGGCGCGCGGATCGAAGCCGAGATGCACGTCGGCGGACGCTGGGCGATGGGCTCGCTGGAACTGGATCCGGACCCGGCGAAGATCGTTGATCTGGTACCCGACGAGAGGATGACGCTCGCGTACGAGGAAGGCATCGTGACGTCCTGGGAACTCGAGGACTCCGGCGGTGGTACCAGGCTGACGTTCGTCCAAAGTGGATTCTCTGGCGAGAAGCCGCCGTATGGCTCTTGGATGGGCTGGCTCAGCGGCTTGGCCGAGCTCCGCCGGTTCCACGAGGTCGACATGTGGCTCCCGATCTGGGTCGACGTCCACCTGGACGGAATGCCCGAAGGGCTCATCGCGCTGGACGGGAAGTAG
- a CDS encoding ArsR/SmtB family transcription factor, translating into MKDVAYLERLDQAEALLKPQRVDVLRQLAEPRSCTEVAAVLGQTPQRVYYHVKKLVEADLVTQVSERRVRGISEGVYQASARSYWLSPGLVGRIGPRAVRDELSLGYLVDLMEEVQADVAVLDRAAPELPSIGVSGEIRVEPERRQEFLDELKTTLQDLFTRYGGAEGDAFKLAVACYPKGEARD; encoded by the coding sequence ATGAAGGATGTGGCGTACCTGGAGCGGCTGGATCAGGCGGAGGCGTTGCTGAAGCCCCAGCGTGTGGACGTCCTGCGGCAACTGGCGGAGCCGCGATCCTGCACCGAGGTGGCGGCGGTGCTTGGCCAGACTCCGCAACGGGTCTACTACCACGTGAAAAAGCTGGTGGAAGCCGATCTCGTGACGCAGGTGTCGGAACGCAGGGTGCGAGGCATCAGCGAGGGCGTGTATCAGGCGAGCGCGCGTTCGTACTGGTTGTCACCGGGCCTGGTCGGCCGGATCGGCCCGCGAGCGGTGCGGGACGAACTGAGCCTCGGCTATCTGGTGGACCTCATGGAGGAGGTCCAGGCGGACGTCGCCGTGCTCGACCGGGCCGCGCCGGAACTGCCGTCGATCGGCGTCTCCGGCGAGATCCGGGTGGAACCGGAGCGCCGCCAGGAGTTCCTCGACGAACTGAAGACGACTTTGCAGGATCTGTTCACCCGCTACGGCGGAGCGGAAGGCGACGCCTTCAAACTCGCCGTGGCCTGTTACCCGAAAGGAGAGGCTCGTGACTGA
- a CDS encoding sensor histidine kinase, producing the protein MAILRRYTAELAITVAVLASSVAVSLGASAEQPRNAVIGWICVVLACAALFLRRRHPLPVAIFTAVCCAIYYPYTDPDGFVLLAFAFALYNNASTGRIRSAAVVAAASMGGVAFGEARAGASRQVDNFAFLLMAGWFIALVAVGAVTYYRREAERTKESEAQRRATGERLRIARELHDVLGHNLALINVQAGAALHGKDPAKSEEALVTIKQTSKDALRELRSTLGMLRQVDTPSLARVAELAESAGAHGLTVRTEIDGTARDLPPDVEHAAFRVVQEALTNVARHAAADTVVVRIGYTDHDVSVQIDDDGRGGAAKPGNGIRGMAERAEALGGEFAAAAREDGGFRVRARLPLRAAR; encoded by the coding sequence GTGGCGATCCTGCGGCGGTACACGGCGGAACTCGCGATCACCGTGGCGGTGCTCGCGAGTTCCGTCGCGGTCTCCCTCGGCGCGAGCGCGGAACAGCCACGCAACGCCGTGATCGGCTGGATATGCGTGGTACTCGCCTGCGCCGCGCTGTTCCTGCGCCGCCGCCACCCGCTCCCCGTCGCGATCTTCACCGCGGTGTGCTGCGCGATCTACTACCCGTACACCGATCCCGACGGGTTCGTGCTGCTCGCGTTCGCCTTCGCGCTGTACAACAACGCCTCGACCGGGCGGATCCGCAGCGCGGCGGTCGTCGCGGCGGCCTCGATGGGCGGCGTCGCGTTCGGCGAGGCGAGGGCCGGCGCCTCGCGACAGGTGGACAACTTCGCGTTCCTGCTGATGGCGGGCTGGTTCATCGCGCTGGTCGCGGTCGGAGCGGTGACGTACTACCGCCGCGAAGCCGAGCGCACCAAGGAGTCCGAAGCACAGCGAAGGGCCACCGGCGAACGTCTCCGGATCGCGCGTGAACTGCACGACGTCCTCGGGCACAACCTCGCGCTCATCAACGTCCAGGCCGGTGCCGCGCTGCACGGCAAGGATCCGGCGAAATCCGAGGAAGCGCTGGTCACGATCAAACAGACCAGCAAGGACGCGTTGCGCGAGCTCCGCTCCACCCTCGGCATGCTGAGGCAGGTGGATACGCCGAGTCTGGCGAGGGTCGCCGAACTGGCCGAGTCGGCGGGCGCGCACGGGCTGACCGTCCGCACCGAGATCGACGGCACGGCAAGGGATCTGCCACCCGACGTCGAGCACGCCGCCTTCCGCGTCGTCCAGGAGGCGCTGACCAACGTCGCGCGGCACGCCGCGGCGGACACCGTCGTGGTCCGGATCGGCTACACCGACCATGATGTGTCCGTGCAGATCGACGATGACGGCCGGGGTGGTGCCGCGAAACCCGGCAACGGGATCCGCGGGATGGCCGAACGAGCCGAAGCGCTCGGCGGCGAATTCGCCGCGGCCGCGCGCGAGGACGGCGGCTTCCGCGTCCGCGCCCGGCTCCCCCTGCGGGCGGCGCGATGA
- a CDS encoding response regulator — protein MIRVLLVDDQRLVRAGFKSILDGEADITVVAEAADGRESLEASHEHKPDVVLMDIRMPVMDGLTATRHLLEDPALAGIKVVILTTFDLDEDVYGALRAGASGFLVKDTEPEELIHGVRVVARGDALLAPSITRRLISEFAGRVARPGPSPVLNRLTEREREVMSLVAAGLSNDEIAKELVLSPATAKTHVSRIMTKVDVRDRAQLVVLAYESGMVTPRWLTP, from the coding sequence ATGATCCGGGTCCTGCTCGTCGACGACCAGCGGCTGGTCCGCGCCGGGTTCAAGTCCATTTTGGACGGCGAGGCCGACATCACGGTCGTCGCGGAAGCCGCCGACGGACGGGAATCCCTCGAAGCCTCGCACGAGCACAAGCCGGACGTGGTCCTGATGGACATCCGCATGCCGGTGATGGACGGGCTCACCGCGACCCGGCATCTGCTCGAAGACCCGGCGCTGGCCGGGATCAAGGTCGTCATCCTCACCACCTTCGACCTCGACGAGGACGTGTACGGCGCCCTGCGCGCCGGTGCCAGCGGATTCCTGGTCAAGGACACCGAACCGGAGGAACTGATCCACGGCGTCCGGGTGGTCGCGAGGGGCGACGCGCTGCTCGCGCCGTCGATCACCCGCCGCCTGATCTCCGAGTTCGCGGGCCGGGTGGCGCGGCCCGGGCCGTCGCCGGTGCTGAACCGGCTCACCGAACGCGAACGCGAGGTGATGAGCCTGGTCGCGGCCGGTCTGTCCAACGACGAGATCGCGAAGGAACTCGTGCTCAGCCCCGCCACGGCGAAAACGCATGTCAGCCGGATCATGACCAAGGTGGACGTCCGCGATCGCGCGCAACTCGTCGTGCTCGCCTACGAATCGGGCATGGTCACCCCTCGCTGGTTGACCCCGTGA
- a CDS encoding MMPL family transporter — translation MDTIKLSERRPGGGLSRLAGWSQRHRWLAVSLWLLTLLGVTLGSQVAGSAYHDDHSLPGTESQQIMDLFEAQAPARTGATAEIVFKTGAGLATARGPIDSMLAEVRNQPHVKAVTSPFDDPSAISREGTIGYAAIAFDLESNDLPYDDIVRVTDTAKKAESAGLQVELGGEPIERTNESGGPSEGVGLLAALVVLVFLFRSILAAGLPVITAIFAVGSTLGVIVLVSRFVDIAGYTAPLMMLVGFGVGVDYALLIFSRYRSEILGGLDREQAARRALDTAGRSVLFAGGTVIIALLGLLALGLGSLRGVALAVALTVLVTMLASVTLLPALLSLFGRRLEKGIRKHAAKREHGRTWGKLGDAVQQRPMVPLAIGLLVLIGLSLPALGMRLGFADAGTNPETSTTRKAYDLMSEGFGPGFSEPLIIVTENGDGVALRRKLEATPGIAKATPPMGQGVMTVLAFPTSSPQDEATGELVERLRTEVLPSLPGKYLVGGSVAAAVDFADAVGDRLPLFVLVVVGLSALLLMVVFRSILIPLKAAVLNLLSIGAALGVMTAVFGDGLFGAQPGPIEAFVPVLIFAIVFGLSMDYEVFLVSRMHEEWRRTGDARHAVREGLASTGGVITAAAVIMILVFGAFLLNPDRMLAQFGLGLAVAVLVDAFVIRCLVVPAVMRLLGERAWWLPRWLDRRLPHVAFEPSSR, via the coding sequence ATGGACACCATCAAGCTTTCCGAAAGGCGGCCTGGGGGCGGCCTTTCGAGGCTGGCAGGCTGGTCACAGCGCCATCGCTGGCTCGCCGTTTCGCTCTGGCTGCTCACCCTTCTCGGCGTCACCCTGGGCTCACAGGTGGCGGGCAGCGCCTACCACGACGACCATTCCCTGCCGGGAACCGAATCCCAGCAGATCATGGACCTGTTCGAGGCACAGGCTCCCGCCCGGACCGGCGCGACGGCCGAAATCGTCTTCAAGACCGGCGCCGGACTGGCCACCGCACGCGGCCCGATCGACTCGATGCTCGCCGAAGTGCGGAACCAGCCCCACGTCAAAGCGGTGACGAGTCCGTTCGACGACCCGTCCGCGATCTCGCGCGAGGGAACGATCGGTTACGCCGCCATCGCTTTCGACCTGGAGTCGAACGACCTGCCGTACGACGACATCGTGCGCGTCACCGACACCGCGAAGAAAGCGGAATCGGCCGGACTCCAGGTCGAACTCGGCGGTGAGCCGATCGAACGGACCAATGAGAGCGGCGGGCCGTCCGAGGGCGTCGGCTTGCTGGCCGCGCTGGTGGTCCTCGTCTTCCTGTTCCGCTCGATCCTCGCCGCCGGGCTCCCGGTGATCACGGCGATCTTCGCCGTCGGCAGCACGCTCGGCGTGATCGTGCTGGTCAGCCGGTTCGTCGACATCGCCGGCTACACGGCGCCGCTGATGATGCTGGTCGGGTTCGGTGTCGGCGTCGACTACGCGCTGCTGATCTTTTCCCGCTACCGCAGCGAAATACTCGGCGGTCTCGACCGCGAACAAGCGGCGCGGCGCGCACTCGACACCGCCGGCCGGTCGGTGCTGTTCGCCGGCGGAACGGTGATCATCGCCCTGCTCGGCCTGCTCGCGCTCGGTCTCGGTTCCCTGCGGGGAGTCGCTCTCGCGGTGGCGCTGACCGTCCTGGTGACGATGCTCGCGTCGGTCACCCTGCTGCCCGCGTTGCTCTCACTTTTCGGCCGGCGACTGGAAAAGGGCATTCGCAAGCACGCCGCGAAACGGGAACACGGCAGGACCTGGGGCAAACTCGGTGACGCGGTCCAGCAGCGGCCGATGGTCCCGCTCGCGATCGGGCTGCTCGTCCTCATCGGACTTTCGCTGCCGGCACTCGGCATGCGCCTCGGATTCGCCGACGCGGGCACGAACCCCGAGACTTCGACCACCCGCAAGGCCTACGACCTGATGTCGGAAGGCTTCGGCCCGGGCTTCAGCGAACCGCTGATCATCGTCACGGAGAACGGCGACGGCGTCGCGCTGCGACGGAAACTCGAGGCCACCCCCGGTATCGCCAAGGCGACGCCGCCGATGGGGCAGGGTGTCATGACGGTCCTCGCGTTCCCCACGTCGTCGCCGCAGGACGAGGCGACCGGTGAACTGGTCGAGCGGCTGCGGACCGAGGTGCTGCCGAGCCTGCCCGGCAAGTACCTCGTCGGCGGCTCGGTCGCGGCGGCGGTGGACTTCGCGGACGCCGTCGGCGACCGGTTGCCGCTGTTCGTGCTGGTGGTCGTGGGGTTGTCGGCACTGCTGCTGATGGTGGTCTTCCGGTCGATCCTGATCCCGCTCAAGGCGGCCGTACTGAACCTGCTGAGCATCGGCGCCGCGCTCGGCGTGATGACGGCGGTGTTCGGCGACGGCCTGTTCGGAGCGCAGCCGGGGCCGATCGAGGCGTTCGTGCCGGTGCTGATCTTCGCGATCGTGTTCGGGCTTTCCATGGACTACGAGGTGTTCCTGGTGTCCCGGATGCACGAGGAATGGCGGCGCACCGGCGACGCGCGGCACGCCGTCCGCGAAGGGCTCGCCTCTACCGGAGGGGTGATCACGGCGGCGGCGGTGATCATGATCCTGGTGTTCGGCGCGTTCCTGCTCAACCCCGACCGGATGCTGGCGCAGTTCGGCCTCGGGCTGGCGGTGGCGGTGCTGGTGGACGCGTTCGTGATCCGCTGTCTCGTGGTGCCCGCGGTGATGCGGCTGCTCGGGGAGCGCGCCTGGTGGCTGCCGCGGTGGCTGGACCGGCGGCTGCCCCACGTGGCGTTCGAACCTTCGTCGCGCTGA
- a CDS encoding S26 family signal peptidase gives MKILALLASAASGLLVLRWVKRRWAVIAVTGSSMTPTFHEGDRVLARQRPKAIAVGDVVVLENPGSGPLPVRWTVKRVVAVGGDTVPEEAAGRVEAGAVVPPRHLVVLGDNRALSADSRHHGYFPVDRVFGRALRRLG, from the coding sequence GTGAAGATCCTGGCCCTGCTGGCTTCGGCGGCTTCCGGTCTGCTGGTGCTGCGCTGGGTGAAGCGCCGTTGGGCGGTGATCGCCGTGACGGGTTCCAGCATGACGCCGACGTTCCACGAGGGTGACCGGGTACTGGCGCGGCAGCGCCCCAAGGCCATCGCGGTGGGGGACGTCGTCGTGCTCGAGAATCCCGGATCGGGTCCGCTGCCGGTGCGATGGACCGTCAAACGAGTGGTCGCGGTCGGCGGGGACACGGTCCCCGAGGAAGCGGCGGGCCGGGTCGAGGCCGGTGCGGTCGTGCCGCCGCGGCATCTGGTGGTGCTGGGCGACAACCGGGCGCTCAGCGCGGATTCGCGGCACCACGGGTACTTTCCCGTGGACCGGGTCTTCGGCAGGGCGCTTCGCCGTCTCGGCTGA
- a CDS encoding ABC transporter ATP-binding protein — protein sequence MNSPGPRLAVVALGVAWTAAPLILLGSLAISVLTGVLPVIVAWLTKLVLDRVVAAEVRLDELTLLAVGLAVAGVSVALLGEAGRYLSGELTRRVTLLTRDRLYLATGRLAGLARLEQPAYRDRLHLAQQHSYSGPGVILDSVVGGVQAVLTTVGFLVSLAAVSLPVTAVVMVAAVPTLIAELKLSKRRAQVLTGLSPTERREFFYMQLMTGLDAAKEIRLLGLGRLFRGRMLAELGKANTQRRLADLRELRVQGILGALSAVVAGAGLVWAVLAAGRGQLTVGDIAVFTAAVAGVQGSLANLIGRIGAAHNALLLFEHYRTVTTEGSDLPVPPEPGTVSPLRQGIEFRDVWFRYGPGHPWVLRGVNLFIPCGESMALVGHNGTGKSTMVKLLCRFYDPTRGAVLWDGADLRDLPVDELRRRLGAVFQDFMTYEMSAAENIALGDVDGADELGPVDERLTAAAERAGIHDTLANLPRGYRTLLSRSFVSEEDKDDPETGVLLSGGQWQRVALARAFLRDQRDLLILDEPTSGLDAEAEHEIHTSLAEHRAGRTSVLISHRLGSVRAADRIAVLVDGRVAELGTHDELVSLDGTYSRLFRLQANGYVQEVS from the coding sequence GTGAACTCTCCGGGCCCGCGGTTGGCCGTCGTCGCACTGGGTGTCGCCTGGACCGCCGCGCCGCTGATCCTGCTGGGCAGTCTCGCGATCAGCGTGCTGACGGGTGTGCTGCCGGTGATCGTCGCGTGGTTGACCAAGCTGGTTCTCGACCGGGTGGTCGCCGCCGAGGTCCGGCTGGACGAGCTGACCTTGCTCGCCGTGGGTCTCGCGGTCGCGGGAGTGTCGGTCGCGTTGCTCGGCGAGGCCGGGCGGTACCTCTCGGGTGAGCTCACCCGCCGGGTCACCCTGCTCACCAGGGACCGGCTGTATCTCGCGACGGGACGGCTGGCCGGCCTCGCCCGCCTCGAACAGCCCGCCTACCGTGACCGGTTGCACCTGGCCCAGCAGCACAGCTACTCCGGTCCCGGCGTGATCCTGGATTCGGTCGTGGGCGGCGTCCAGGCCGTGCTGACCACGGTCGGGTTCCTGGTGTCGCTGGCGGCGGTCAGCCTCCCGGTCACCGCGGTCGTGATGGTCGCCGCGGTCCCGACGCTCATCGCGGAACTGAAACTGAGCAAGCGCCGTGCGCAGGTGCTGACCGGTCTCAGCCCCACCGAGCGGCGTGAGTTCTTTTACATGCAGTTGATGACCGGCCTCGACGCCGCCAAGGAGATCCGGTTGCTCGGGCTCGGCAGGCTGTTCCGGGGCCGGATGCTGGCCGAGCTCGGCAAGGCCAACACGCAACGACGCCTTGCCGATCTTCGTGAGTTGCGCGTCCAGGGGATACTGGGCGCGCTCAGCGCCGTCGTCGCCGGTGCCGGGCTGGTCTGGGCGGTGCTGGCCGCAGGCCGGGGTCAGCTGACCGTCGGCGACATCGCGGTCTTCACCGCGGCCGTCGCCGGCGTGCAGGGTTCACTCGCCAACCTGATCGGCCGGATCGGTGCAGCGCACAACGCCCTGCTGTTGTTCGAGCACTACCGCACCGTGACGACGGAAGGCTCCGATCTCCCCGTGCCGCCGGAGCCGGGAACGGTTTCGCCGCTGCGGCAGGGGATCGAGTTCCGCGATGTCTGGTTCCGCTATGGGCCGGGGCATCCGTGGGTGCTGCGCGGGGTGAACCTGTTCATCCCCTGTGGAGAGTCGATGGCGCTGGTCGGGCACAACGGGACGGGGAAGAGCACGATGGTGAAGCTGTTGTGCCGGTTCTACGATCCGACCCGTGGAGCCGTCCTCTGGGACGGTGCCGACCTGCGCGACCTGCCGGTCGACGAACTGCGACGCAGACTCGGCGCGGTGTTCCAGGATTTCATGACCTACGAGATGAGCGCGGCGGAGAACATCGCGCTCGGCGACGTCGACGGTGCGGACGAACTGGGCCCCGTCGACGAGCGGCTCACGGCCGCGGCCGAGCGGGCGGGAATCCACGACACGCTCGCGAATCTGCCTCGCGGTTACCGGACACTTCTTTCCCGGAGTTTCGTCAGCGAGGAGGACAAAGACGATCCGGAAACCGGTGTCCTGCTTTCGGGCGGGCAATGGCAGCGGGTCGCGCTCGCGCGGGCGTTCCTGCGGGACCAGCGGGATCTGCTCATCCTGGACGAGCCCACGTCGGGGCTCGACGCCGAAGCCGAACACGAAATCCACACTTCGCTCGCCGAGCATCGGGCCGGCCGCACGAGTGTGCTCATCTCCCATCGGCTCGGGTCCGTCCGGGCGGCCGACCGGATCGCCGTGCTCGTCGACGGCCGGGTCGCGGAACTGGGCACCCACGACGAACTGGTGTCGTTGGACGGCACCTATTCGCGGCTCTTCCGGTTGCAGGCCAACGGATACGTTCAGGAAGTCTCGTGA
- a CDS encoding TlpA family protein disulfide reductase — MGILIAVLVLVGALLVLDLVLTFGVIKRLRTHSELIGKALENRVPAGPVMVAEGNLVADFTARTVDGVEVSRSSFTEQTLAGFFAVECDTCIEKLPDFVEHAKDHPRDHVLAVVQGDADGAAEFVARLAPVARVVVEPVGGVVSKAFEVRGTPVVAMLGPGGRVVAAGFQPEVLPRLAVR, encoded by the coding sequence ATGGGGATCCTGATCGCCGTTCTCGTCCTGGTCGGCGCTCTGCTAGTGCTCGATCTGGTGCTGACGTTCGGGGTGATCAAGAGGCTGCGCACCCATTCCGAGCTGATCGGCAAGGCGCTCGAGAACCGCGTTCCCGCAGGGCCGGTCATGGTGGCCGAAGGGAATCTGGTCGCGGACTTCACCGCGCGGACTGTCGATGGTGTCGAAGTGTCGCGGTCCAGCTTCACCGAGCAGACGCTCGCGGGGTTCTTCGCCGTCGAGTGCGATACGTGTATCGAGAAGCTTCCTGACTTCGTCGAGCACGCGAAAGACCATCCCCGGGATCACGTTCTCGCCGTGGTCCAGGGAGACGCCGACGGCGCGGCCGAGTTCGTCGCCAGGCTGGCACCGGTGGCCCGTGTCGTCGTCGAGCCGGTCGGGGGCGTGGTCAGCAAGGCCTTCGAGGTACGCGGAACGCCCGTGGTGGCGATGCTCGGCCCCGGTGGACGGGTCGTGGCCGCCGGCTTCCAGCCGGAAGTGCTGCCGCGCCTGGCGGTCAGGTGA
- a CDS encoding MauE/DoxX family redox-associated membrane protein gives MYLSIACAVALALVFGISAAGKFGGEGFRSFVASAGPLRLILRAQRAIVARMVVAVEFFIVAALITGSAVRSWSALFPVFTGAAALLAVFTAAITLSLSRGERAPCHCFGRSAAPLGVPQVVRNVLLLGIALTGSVASLVEAPHGALPGTAVAICAGLVVGFVAVRFDDIVELFRDVPELVKE, from the coding sequence ATGTACTTGTCGATCGCCTGCGCCGTCGCGCTTGCTCTCGTATTCGGTATCTCCGCCGCCGGTAAATTCGGCGGCGAAGGATTTCGTTCCTTTGTGGCGTCCGCAGGGCCACTGAGGCTGATTCTGCGCGCGCAACGCGCCATTGTCGCGAGAATGGTCGTCGCGGTTGAATTCTTCATCGTGGCGGCGTTGATCACCGGTTCGGCCGTCCGGTCGTGGAGTGCCCTCTTCCCGGTATTCACCGGTGCGGCGGCGCTTCTCGCGGTGTTCACCGCGGCGATCACGCTGTCGCTGTCGCGCGGAGAACGCGCGCCGTGTCACTGCTTCGGCAGGAGCGCGGCGCCACTCGGCGTACCCCAGGTGGTGCGCAACGTCCTGTTGCTGGGCATCGCGCTGACCGGCTCGGTGGCTTCCCTCGTCGAAGCACCGCACGGAGCCCTGCCGGGAACGGCTGTCGCGATTTGCGCCGGTCTCGTCGTCGGCTTCGTCGCCGTGCGCTTCGACGACATCGTGGAACTTTTCCGGGACGTCCCGGAACTCGTCAAGGAGTAG